One Planctomycetota bacterium genomic window carries:
- a CDS encoding S8 family serine peptidase, with protein sequence MSTRARGTSGSSILTALTLAACAGLALPAAAQVQWRSGSPAPAFERTGIDQVLAAEASRARRVLVQLDRPITDAGRAELDARGVTLLAPVGDNAFFASVRPAQGARAGQPNTWITGVAPINPEWKMHPDIRAHLGADVAGDAIPAWAVRGEGDAREVAVNIVLHADAPADIVGADLVKRHGGSSQGAMASVNAFVAHVPLANLGALLLEDDVQWVEPVLPQLQEMNAENRSLTQAAVVQASPYSLTGAGVSVLVFDGGSVRTTHVDFSGRASVFDGSALSGHATHCAGTVGGAGIANPAHRGMAPGVTILSAGVNISGASGWLYTNPVDIEVDYATGYGLGADLSTNSIGTNVAQNGFPCTWHGDYNTTDAVIDSIVRGSSAVTNNSPFRVVWAAGNERGNGRCGTSFATMGPPSGAKNHLCIGSVNADSDNISSFSSWGPTDDGRMKPDFSAPGCQSGGDGGVTSCTSSGDTAYASLCGTSMATPTVAGCTSLLLQDFRARFPGANDPRNSTLKVLFAQSAADRGNPGPDYQYGYGSVRVRDAIDLMRTANFQEAQVAQGQDQNYTITVPAGAAALVVTIAWDDVPATPNAIPALVNDLDLEVYAPGTNARAFPWTLDPAAPANNAVRTQRNTRDNLEQVRVDNPAPGVWNVRVKAFNVPQGPQSFSIVSSHVLAGGQPIPTLSLATADLVSLVPPGTPAAVSADVFIQNDTLVPGSVQLRYRTSPGASFISLPMTLDSGTRWTGTLPGFACDADVEYYFVAQGVLSGASTAPAGGASTPLAADIGVIETFLSFDMESDDGWVGGQPGDTATTGAWNRMDPQATGAQPEDDTTPAPGVACWVTDGNAGTSIGTFDVDNGFTTLLSAPMNLTGLADATLSYSRWYSNTGGAAPNADVFTVQISNDNGSTWLPVETVGPAGPQASGGWNTPTFRVGDLVANPGAAVRLRFIADDAASGSIVEAAVDDLVVSALTCENPGGCDPDFNADGNVDQDDIACLAQVVAGDPSCSSNDPDFNGDGNVDQDDVDVLSQVVSGQPCP encoded by the coding sequence ATGTCCACGCGCGCACGCGGCACGTCCGGGTCGTCCATCCTCACCGCCCTCACGCTCGCCGCCTGCGCGGGCCTCGCCCTTCCCGCCGCCGCCCAGGTCCAGTGGCGCTCCGGCAGCCCGGCCCCCGCGTTCGAACGCACCGGCATCGACCAGGTCCTCGCCGCCGAGGCCTCCCGCGCCCGGCGCGTCCTCGTCCAGCTCGACCGCCCCATTACCGACGCCGGCCGCGCCGAGCTCGACGCCCGCGGCGTCACGCTCCTCGCCCCCGTCGGCGACAACGCCTTCTTCGCGAGCGTCCGCCCCGCCCAAGGCGCCCGCGCCGGCCAGCCCAACACCTGGATCACCGGCGTCGCCCCGATCAACCCCGAGTGGAAGATGCACCCCGACATCCGCGCTCACCTGGGCGCCGACGTCGCGGGCGACGCCATCCCCGCCTGGGCCGTGCGGGGCGAGGGCGACGCGCGCGAGGTCGCCGTGAACATCGTCCTGCACGCCGACGCGCCCGCCGACATCGTCGGCGCCGACCTCGTCAAGCGCCACGGCGGCTCATCCCAGGGCGCCATGGCCTCGGTCAACGCGTTCGTCGCGCACGTCCCGCTCGCGAACCTCGGCGCGCTGCTGCTCGAAGACGACGTGCAGTGGGTCGAGCCCGTGCTCCCCCAGTTGCAGGAGATGAACGCCGAGAACCGCTCGCTCACGCAGGCCGCCGTGGTGCAGGCCAGCCCGTACAGCCTCACCGGCGCGGGCGTCTCGGTCCTGGTCTTCGACGGCGGATCGGTGCGGACCACGCACGTGGACTTCTCCGGGCGGGCGAGCGTCTTCGACGGCAGCGCGCTCTCCGGGCACGCGACGCACTGCGCGGGCACCGTCGGCGGCGCAGGCATCGCCAACCCCGCCCACCGCGGCATGGCCCCGGGCGTCACGATCCTCTCCGCGGGCGTCAACATCTCCGGCGCGTCCGGATGGCTCTACACCAACCCCGTCGACATCGAGGTCGATTATGCCACGGGCTACGGCCTGGGCGCCGATCTCTCGACCAACTCCATCGGCACCAACGTCGCGCAGAACGGCTTCCCCTGCACTTGGCACGGCGACTACAACACCACCGACGCCGTCATCGACTCCATCGTCCGCGGCTCGTCCGCCGTCACGAACAACTCGCCCTTCCGCGTCGTCTGGGCCGCCGGCAACGAGCGCGGCAACGGCCGCTGCGGCACGTCGTTCGCCACCATGGGCCCGCCCTCGGGCGCCAAGAACCACCTCTGCATCGGCTCGGTCAACGCCGACTCCGACAACATCTCGTCCTTCTCCAGTTGGGGCCCCACCGACGACGGCCGCATGAAGCCCGACTTCTCCGCCCCCGGCTGCCAGTCCGGCGGCGACGGCGGCGTCACGAGCTGCACCAGCAGCGGCGACACCGCCTACGCCAGCCTCTGCGGCACGTCCATGGCCACCCCCACCGTCGCCGGCTGCACCTCCCTCCTCCTCCAGGACTTCCGCGCCCGCTTCCCCGGCGCCAACGACCCCCGCAACTCCACCCTCAAGGTGCTCTTCGCCCAGTCCGCCGCCGACCGCGGGAACCCCGGCCCCGACTACCAGTACGGCTACGGCTCGGTCCGCGTCCGCGACGCCATCGACCTCATGCGCACCGCGAACTTCCAGGAAGCCCAGGTCGCGCAGGGCCAGGACCAGAACTACACCATCACCGTCCCCGCCGGCGCCGCCGCCCTCGTCGTCACCATCGCGTGGGACGATGTCCCCGCGACCCCCAACGCCATCCCCGCGCTCGTGAACGACCTCGATCTCGAGGTCTACGCCCCCGGCACGAACGCGCGGGCGTTCCCCTGGACGCTCGACCCCGCCGCCCCGGCGAACAACGCCGTCCGCACGCAGCGCAACACCCGCGACAACCTCGAGCAGGTCCGCGTCGACAACCCCGCGCCCGGCGTGTGGAACGTGCGCGTGAAGGCCTTCAACGTGCCCCAGGGCCCGCAGTCGTTCTCGATCGTCTCGTCGCACGTGCTCGCGGGCGGGCAGCCGATCCCGACGCTCTCGCTCGCCACCGCCGACCTCGTCTCGCTCGTCCCGCCCGGCACGCCCGCCGCGGTGAGCGCGGACGTGTTCATCCAGAACGACACGCTCGTCCCCGGCTCGGTGCAGCTGCGCTACCGCACCTCGCCGGGCGCGTCGTTCATCAGCCTCCCCATGACGCTCGACAGCGGCACGCGCTGGACGGGCACGCTTCCGGGCTTCGCCTGCGACGCCGACGTCGAGTACTACTTCGTCGCCCAGGGCGTGCTCTCCGGCGCCTCCACCGCGCCCGCGGGCGGCGCCTCCACCCCGCTCGCGGCCGACATCGGCGTCATCGAGACGTTCCTGTCCTTCGACATGGAATCCGACGACGGCTGGGTCGGCGGGCAGCCCGGCGACACCGCCACCACCGGCGCCTGGAACCGCATGGACCCGCAGGCCACCGGCGCCCAGCCCGAGGACGACACCACCCCGGCGCCCGGCGTCGCCTGCTGGGTGACCGACGGCAACGCCGGCACCTCCATCGGCACGTTCGACGTGGACAATGGGTTCACCACGCTCCTGAGCGCGCCCATGAACCTCACCGGGCTGGCCGACGCCACCCTCTCGTACTCGCGCTGGTACTCCAACACCGGCGGGGCCGCGCCCAACGCCGACGTCTTCACCGTGCAGATCTCCAACGACAACGGCTCCACCTGGCTGCCCGTCGAGACCGTCGGCCCCGCCGGGCCGCAGGCCAGCGGCGGGTGGAACACGCCCACCTTCCGCGTCGGTGATCTCGTCGCCAACCCCGGCGCCGCCGTCCGCCTGCGGTTCATCGCCGACGACGCCGCCTCGGGGTCCATCGTCGAGGCCGCCGTCGACGACCTCGTCGTCTCGGCCCTCACCTGCGAGAACCCCGGCGGGTGCGACCCGGACTTCAACGCCGACGGCAACGTCGATCAGGACGACATCGCCTGCCTGGCGCAGGTCGTTGCGGGCGATCCCTCGTGCTCGTCGAACGACCCCGACTTCAACGGCGATGGCAACGTCGACCAGGACGACGTCGACGTCCTCTCGCAGGTCGTCTCCGGCCAGCCCTGCCCGTGA
- a CDS encoding S8 family serine peptidase, translating into MRTTALLASGSSVLALVAATSNVAAQVQWRSGAPAAKIDPHRAADVLRAHARTASRVLVKLDKPPTDLVRADLLARGVSLLAPVGDTSFFASLRPGFGERAAASDRLVAAAPIDPDWKMHRDIREDTLPAWSLRGAAPNPEVVVCVVLHQDAPAGERGRDLLARHGGVVASVLTSVNALMAHVPRANLGALALEDDVQWIEPALPALGAMNAENRTRVQAAALQASPYNLSGQGVRALVFDAGRVRATHTDFGGRVVTLDASAPSSHATHCAGTLGGGGQSSAGLHRGMAPGVSILSAGLDLGPAGWLYTDPSDLEIDYAAAAALGVDLATNSLGTNVATNGFPCAWHGDYSTTDAVIDAIVRGSSPVTGYTPLRVVWAAGNERGSGRCGVSYATVAPPATAKNHLCVGSVDADTDLVSSFSAWGPTDDGRMKPDFCAPGCQSAGDAGVTSTTSDGDSAYGVMCGTSMATPTVAGSVALLLEDFRARFPGRPDPRTSTLKVLFAQSAVDRGNPGPDYQYGYGSVRAKDAIDLMRAGNFREAQAAQGQDVSYQVVVPAGSPALVLTLAWDDVPGTPNAARALVNDLDLEVYAPGGDRHFAWTLDPERPSMDAVRTRRNDLDNLEQVRVDAPAPGLWHIRVKAFDVPQGPQPFSLVSSHPLGSGPSFPTVAVLPADVVTLVPPLAPALVSADVLADNDVVVPGSVRLHYRLAPGLPFVSVPMVPVNATRWAGVLPGFECEGEVEYYFSAQGAQSGSAAAPSGGAASPLEAAVGIIETHVYFDMESDAGWTTGPDTAATGRWERANPEGTGAQPEHDTTGFGSACWVTGAAAGTSLGDFDIDTGRTILTSPRMNLTGLADATLTYSRWYSNSTGSAPNADTFVVQISPDDGVTWLPVETVGPSGIEAAGGWYTPAFRVGSLIANPGAQVRLRFIAEDGATPSVVEAAIDDLRVFTQVCSTEPPCDPDVNADGNVDQHDLACLAQVIGGSPACAGGSADADFNRDGNTDQGDLALLAQIIGGAPCP; encoded by the coding sequence CCGTCGGCGATACCAGTTTCTTCGCGTCCCTCCGTCCCGGGTTCGGCGAGCGCGCCGCGGCGAGCGACCGGCTCGTCGCCGCCGCCCCCATCGACCCGGACTGGAAAATGCACCGCGACATCCGCGAAGACACGCTCCCCGCGTGGTCGCTCCGCGGGGCGGCTCCCAACCCCGAGGTCGTCGTGTGCGTGGTGCTCCACCAGGACGCCCCGGCCGGCGAGCGCGGGCGCGACCTGCTCGCCCGGCACGGCGGGGTCGTCGCGAGCGTGCTCACGTCCGTGAACGCGCTGATGGCCCACGTGCCGCGCGCGAACCTCGGCGCGCTGGCGCTCGAGGACGACGTGCAGTGGATCGAGCCGGCGTTGCCGGCCCTGGGCGCCATGAACGCCGAGAACCGCACCCGCGTGCAGGCCGCCGCCCTCCAGGCGAGCCCGTACAACCTGTCGGGGCAGGGCGTCCGGGCGCTGGTGTTCGACGCAGGCCGCGTGCGTGCCACGCACACCGACTTCGGCGGGCGCGTGGTGACGCTCGACGCGAGCGCCCCGTCCTCGCACGCCACGCACTGCGCGGGCACGCTCGGGGGCGGGGGGCAGTCCAGCGCCGGGCTGCACCGGGGCATGGCGCCCGGCGTGTCGATCCTGTCGGCCGGGCTCGACCTGGGCCCCGCGGGCTGGCTCTACACCGACCCGTCCGACCTCGAGATCGACTACGCCGCCGCCGCCGCGTTGGGCGTCGATCTCGCGACGAACTCGCTGGGCACGAACGTCGCGACCAACGGGTTCCCGTGCGCGTGGCACGGCGACTACAGCACCACCGACGCCGTCATCGACGCCATCGTCCGCGGGTCGTCGCCCGTCACCGGGTACACGCCCCTGCGCGTCGTCTGGGCCGCCGGCAACGAACGCGGCAGCGGGCGCTGCGGCGTCTCGTACGCCACCGTCGCCCCGCCCGCCACCGCCAAGAACCACCTGTGCGTCGGCTCCGTCGACGCCGACACCGACCTGGTCAGTTCCTTTTCCGCCTGGGGGCCCACCGACGACGGACGCATGAAGCCCGACTTCTGCGCCCCCGGCTGCCAGAGCGCCGGCGACGCCGGCGTCACCAGCACCACCTCCGACGGCGACAGCGCCTACGGCGTCATGTGCGGCACGTCCATGGCCACGCCCACCGTCGCCGGATCGGTCGCCCTGCTCCTCGAGGACTTCCGCGCCCGCTTCCCCGGACGACCGGATCCCCGCACCTCCACGCTCAAGGTCCTCTTCGCCCAGTCCGCCGTCGACCGCGGGAACCCCGGCCCCGACTACCAGTACGGCTACGGCTCCGTCCGCGCGAAGGACGCCATCGACCTCATGCGCGCCGGCAACTTCCGCGAGGCGCAGGCCGCCCAAGGCCAGGACGTCAGTTACCAGGTCGTCGTCCCCGCGGGCTCGCCCGCGCTCGTCCTGACGCTCGCCTGGGATGATGTCCCGGGCACGCCCAACGCCGCCCGCGCTCTTGTGAACGACCTTGATCTCGAGGTCTACGCGCCCGGCGGCGACCGGCACTTCGCGTGGACGCTCGACCCCGAGCGCCCGTCGATGGACGCCGTCCGCACGCGCCGCAACGACCTGGACAACCTCGAGCAGGTGCGCGTCGACGCCCCCGCGCCGGGACTGTGGCACATCCGCGTCAAGGCGTTCGACGTCCCGCAGGGCCCGCAGCCGTTCTCCCTGGTGTCGTCGCACCCGCTGGGTTCCGGCCCGTCCTTCCCCACCGTCGCCGTCCTGCCCGCCGACGTCGTGACTCTTGTCCCTCCGCTCGCCCCGGCGCTCGTCTCGGCCGACGTCCTGGCAGACAACGACGTCGTCGTGCCCGGCTCGGTCCGCCTGCACTACCGCCTCGCCCCGGGCCTGCCCTTCGTCAGCGTGCCGATGGTGCCCGTCAACGCCACCCGCTGGGCGGGCGTCCTCCCCGGGTTCGAGTGCGAGGGCGAGGTCGAGTACTACTTCTCCGCACAGGGCGCGCAGTCGGGGTCCGCGGCGGCCCCCTCCGGCGGCGCCGCCTCGCCGCTCGAGGCCGCCGTCGGCATCATCGAGACCCACGTCTACTTCGACATGGAATCCGACGCAGGCTGGACCACCGGCCCCGACACCGCCGCCACCGGACGCTGGGAGCGCGCCAATCCCGAGGGCACCGGCGCCCAGCCCGAGCACGACACCACGGGCTTCGGCTCGGCCTGCTGGGTGACCGGCGCAGCCGCCGGCACGTCGCTGGGCGACTTTGACATCGACACCGGGCGCACCATCCTCACCAGCCCGCGCATGAACCTCACCGGCCTCGCCGACGCCACGCTCACCTACTCGCGCTGGTACTCCAACTCCACCGGCTCGGCGCCCAACGCCGACACCTTCGTCGTGCAGATCTCGCCCGACGACGGCGTGACCTGGCTGCCCGTCGAGACCGTGGGCCCATCGGGCATCGAGGCCGCCGGCGGGTGGTACACCCCCGCGTTCCGCGTCGGCAGCCTGATCGCCAACCCCGGCGCCCAGGTGCGCCTGCGGTTCATCGCCGAGGATGGCGCGACCCCGTCGGTCGTCGAGGCCGCCATCGACGACCTGCGGGTCTTCACCCAGGTCTGCTCCACCGAGCCGCCCTGCGACCCGGACGTCAACGCCGACGGAAACGTCGACCAGCACGACCTCGCGTGCCTTGCCCAGGTTATCGGGGGTTCCCCGGCCTGCGCGGGCGGGTCGGCCGACGCCGACTTCAACCGCGACGGCAACACCGACCAGGGTGACCTCGCCCTGCTGGCGCAGATCATCGGCGGGGCGCCCTGCCCCTGA